DNA from Eucalyptus grandis isolate ANBG69807.140 chromosome 5, ASM1654582v1, whole genome shotgun sequence:
TTAATCACAAATGCCTCTCAAGGAAGTTCGCCTATAGCGACGATTCAGTTCCACTGGGCAATCTCAGTTTTGACTCTTCTAGGTGGTTTGGCTCTTTTGACGGAGCCGCCCTGTGAGATGCTCATGAAGAAATTCACACCAGGACAAGATGGACAACTCTTTACCAAGGCCATGTGGGTGAATATTTTCATGCAAACAGCTTACCAGGTGTCTCTGTTGGTAACCATGCAGTCTAAAGGGCCTACAATTCTTGGGCTTAGGGAGAAGGTATTTGAGACTCTGATGTTCAACAGCTTTTTTGTATGCCAGGTATTCAACAAATTCAATGCACGAGAGCCCGAAAAGATGAATATCTTCAGAGGGGTCCATTGCAGTAAATGGTTTTGGGTGGGTACAGTTACCGCCTTCTTGTTGCAGTTGGCATTTCTCGAGATAGCACATATCATTGCACATGATTCAAGATTGAAATACGCAGAATGGGGAATGTGTCTGTTTCTTGGGGCTATCTCATGGTGCATCGACTTAGCTGGAAAGTGCATACTCCTCGTGATTAAAAAGTGGGTGACAAAGCCACCAGGTTCAGTTGTCAGAGACAACAGAAACCTAACCTCTGCTGTCCCAGAACCCGCTTGCAATTTCGAGCTTCTTCTGCTCATGCAGAAGTTGAAGGCCCTATATGTCCGAGTTAAAACTATCTTCACAAGAGATGGAAAAACTGAATAATGGTACGTGGCATTGTAAATAAGGTGGATTAGGAGGATGCATGATAGAAGCAAGCCAGACTGAATGAGTCAGTTCATTAACTTAGTTTTGCAGCTTTCACTGACTAGTGTCTAGAATTGCCTATTCAGATTGCCTTCTACATAATATTAGACGCCCTAATGAACGCCATCTTCcaattcttctcttttcttcattttttttttcacattgatCCACGGAGCCACCCCTTTCATTTGATGCCATTTATATTTTCTGCAAATTGCCTCTTGTCAGCACTTCTTTCGGGTTGTAACAGTTTGTTTCCGGTAAAGTCTTACTAATTGTTGAGAAACCTACGTAAGAGATCATCAGAAATGCgcagtttcattcacaaataAGCAAGTAAAATAGCTGCAATTTTAAGAACCAGAGATCAAATCGATATATAGAGAGCAAAGAAATAATAACAGGAGATGATCATTAATTTTTATGCAGGCATCTTCGATCACAAGCTCTGTATCTAACAGAAACTAGTGGAAGAGACTAATGAGACATTTGAGTTTGGAGCCTGAATTGATGCTTACAAGTAGGTGAAGTCATTAAGATAAGAGGAGGACCTGCAAACTGAGCTTAGCTGAGAAAGTGAGTCACTAATTCGTTTGGAACTCCCTTGCTATTCAATTCTGTCCTGTGAACTCTTGACGGCTCCTTAATGCACATCTTCGGTGCCAATGGCTTGACGCATTTTCCATTAGAAAATTCATCAACAATGCTGTTCCGCACGAGGCTTGAACAAATTCACAGCTTGCCTCGTCACCTAATTGCCAACAATCATCAAGGAAACTCCCGAATTAACCCAAAGTAATGATGCTTAACAAGGACCCGAAAAGCTTTTAATTAATGAACACTACTAATTCATCTAACCGTCACGAATAATGACGTGTACAGAACAACACGATTCCCCATTGAAATTCAGTTCACTTCAGTTCTGTACTCACATCccccttccttctccttcttcttcctatcTTTGATTTGTGCAaccattcttcttcatttcaagTGAGCATTAACTCTCATATACGCGTGCAAAATCAAATGCATATCTTGAACAAAACCCAGAAGAAGGAATGGTTTGGCAAACCCGCAGCAAACGAACTTCAGTGGAAGGCGACCAAAGTCGTTAGTTTCGAGCTTAGCTTCGATTAAACTCACTAACTGAGCATATCGTTACATAGCAGAAATCTCGAGAGAATAGAAAGTACAGACATGAATTTGAAACTAGCACCTGCAAGCAAGCTCAGTAGAAGAACACCAGTCGGCCCATGAAGCTGTCCAAATTCAATGGTCTCCCCATTTCTGGCGAGTTTGACCATTATCGGGCACTCATTTGTCGTTTCAGTGAGCTACTGAGGAGTCATCTTGCcatgtagaaaagaaaaaccaaatccGACGGTCAGTATTTCAGTGATTAATGGCCACACGCGTAATGGTAAAGTTGTGCCATGAAGTGGCAACCGTGTTAACAGTTGTTGGCCACTTTAATCGCCATGCAAAAGTTCCAACCTTTTTCTCAGATTGAGTCCAAAATTATCCACACGCAACAATTCCTGATTCTTTTGGACACATggcttgatttctttttattttttccccgcATGATTGGTATGCATGGCTTACTGCTAGGCCCATCAAAAAATTGTCCCATCCAAATCGGCCTATGCCAATGCAATATAAGTCAGTGACCTTTATCTAGACCCAATCAATACCCAACCCAATTGGGTCGCCTTGCGTTGGGCTAGTGAGGCCCGACCTTGCCAGATTCGACAAGGTGGGGGCTAGGTGAGACTCGACCCTTGCTAGTGGCAAGCGAGGCTTGATCATAGAGGTATGGTGACcgattggaggaagaaggaaaagaaggaaagaaaagaaaagaaaattcaaaaaaactataaaattattattaaaagttatctatATTAATGGTGGTTGTACTGTGTAAGCTATTTGGTGACCACGTCAGCAATGTCTAGCCAAAAATGGTTGGAAAGACTaaattggaaccatgtcaaaatgcttatgattgaattagtactaataaaatgtttatgattaaattgatacaaatgaaataaatttatgacttttctaacactttcGCTCTTGCCATCACAAACCTCATCGCACAACCTCAGATTTGATTCGCACTTAAATCACATTTCCATGCACTTATCCCATAACAAAACATACTAATAATATTCCCTAGGTTAACGTTCAAAGAGAAATACATTGGAACCTAGTTTAACGTCATCTATAACCTCACTAGAGATATTTGCTTTGATATACGGTTAGATGGTGTCGCAATGAGGTTGAGTTGAAGAATCAAGTTGCTTGACAGTAGCGATCTAATCTGATGAGATTAGGGAGTGGTCGTTGAGAGCAAGGACAAGGAGCGGCTCTTGGCAAGCTTTTAGGATGGTGAAAGGAGCCAAAATGAACTGAATTGTGTACCAAACATGAGGAGAATTGTGCACCAAACATGAGAGTAATTctagaagaaaaatatgaaaattggaattaacTCACAGATGTGTCTTTTGAAGTAACGACAATGCTTAACTTTATATGTGTTCAGGTGGGAGCACTCTTAGGATGGGTAGCCTCTTGGGAAGGTGCTCACTTGTACATGAAAGGACAAAATTATGAGACACGGTATGGGACAGGCCACGACGGACAATACCTCAGTAAGTTAATTCAGGAATGTAACCTTTGCAGCAAAAATCATCAAACTCTCCAttaaaaaggaagggaaagagCCCATAGCCAAAAAAAATCAGATACGCCCCACAACAATTCAAGGCCATGTAGGCTGCATTATGCTAATTCTATCAAGCGGATGATGACCCTTCAACGATTCCTGTCATTTCTCCTCCTATCCACTCTCTCAGCTGACACGCCTCCTTATCATTTTCTCATGCAAGTCAAGCGGAAACTTCTTTGGAGCCATGCAATGGATTCAAACTGGATATCTGGAAGCAACGTCACAGTATCATTAAGTTCAAACAGCCAACCCACAATGAGAACATAGTCGCAGCATTGATTGCAAAGAGTGGAGGTAACGGGCCGAGGTCCTTGCACTTCAGAGGACCTGCAACAATAATATTAGACACGTGTTCACGATTTTATGACATTGAAGGCAAAACAAGGCCCATGGATAGAAGTGAAAAGATAAATTTTGAAGGTCGAATTAAGCAAATGCTGTCAAAAGGTTTTGAATTCATCGCATTCGCTTGTATGCAAGTTGATGACTCTAGGTCTGATGAAGGCAATCTAACAATGCTGGGACTGTTGGGGCTGAAGAGGACTGGCTGGGAAGATACGAGAGAGGTGATAGAAGAATGCAGAGAAGCCGGATTAAAGTATTACTAGTATCGAGCGAGGAGGTTTCAATGCTTAAGAACATTGCTACAGCGTTTGGAGTGATACAGCCTGATTCAGATGCACTGGTTATAGCAGGTGAAGAATTTCGGAGTAGCTCTGATGATAAGAAAATGGATATGGCAACTAGATTTTCTGTGATGGGGAACTCCCTCCCGAAAGATCGGCTCCTTGTACTCGGTAGCCTGAAAATTCAAGGACACAAAGTTGCAGTGGTCGGAAATAGAACAAATGACATTCCCATGCTAAAAGCTGCTGATGTGGGACTCACATTTGCTACTAGGAGCACTGACATTGCAAGAAGGAGCACTAACATTGTCATCACGGAAGGCaatttcacatccatttgagcCATAATTAAGTTTGGAATATGCATATACACTAACATGCGAAAGTACATCCAGTTTCAGCTAACTATGACCTTAGCTGGGTCATTGATACTCTTAATCACAAATGCCTCTCATGGAAGTTCACCTATAACGACGATTCAGTTCCAATGGACAATCTCAGTTTTGACTCCTCTAGGTGGTTTGGCTCTTTTGATGGAGCCCCCCGTGAGATGCTCATGAAGAAATTCACACCGGGACGAGATGGACGACTCATCACCAAGGCTATGTGGGTGAATATTTTCATGCAAACAGCTTACCAGGCATCTCTTTTTGGTAACCATGCAGTCTAAAGGGCCTACAATTCTTGGGCTTAGGGAGAAGGTATTTGGGACTCTGATGTTCAACAGCTTTTTGTATGCCAGTTTTTCAACAAGTTCAATGCACAAGAGCCTGAAAACAAGAACATCTTCAAAGGGGTCCATCGCAGTGAATGGTTTTGGGTGTGTATAGGTGCTGCTTTGTTGTTGCAGGTCGCATTTCTTGAGATAGCACATATTATTGCAGGTGATTCAAGATTGACATATGCAGAATGGGGAATGTGCCTGCTTCCTGGGATAATCTCATGGTGCATTGACTTAGCTGGAAAGTGCATAATCCTGATGATTAAAAGTTGGGTGACAAAGCCAGTGGGTTCAGTTGTCAGAGATAACAGAAACCTAATCTCGGCTGACCCAGAACCTGCTGGCTATCTTGAGCTTCCACTCATTCAGGAAGTTGAAGGCCCAACATATCAGCATTATATTTTGTCTGCAAGAGATGGAACAACTGAAGAAGTTACGTGGCGTTGTAAATAAGTTGGTTAGGAGGATGCATGATATAAGGGAGTTAGACAGAATGATTCAGTTCTTGAACTTAGTTTTGTAACTTTACTGATTTGTTGTCTGTTCATTCAAGGGGCCATGTAAATAAATATGTAAAGAACCATAATGATAGCCATCTGTATCTCCCATTTAATCCTTATTCCTTTCcaatcttctctcttcttcattttttctcACAGTAAACCATGTCATCGCccctttcattttgaaattggtTATATTTTCTGCAAATTGCCTCTTATTAGTACTTCTTTCAGGGTGGTAACAGTTAATTTCTGGAAAACTCTTACAGAGTATCTGAAAAGCTACGTAAGAGATCTTCAGAATGTACATTTTCATACGCATATGAGCAAGTAAATTAGCTGCAACTGTAAGAATCAGAGACTATTCAATATaaagagagaaagcaaataataactGAGGATCATCGTAAGTTTTTATCCAGGCATCTTCCATAACAAGCTGTGTATCTAATAGAAACTAGCTGAAGATACTTAGACGAGTTTGGAGCGTGAATAGATGCTTACAAGTAGGTGAAGTCATTAAAAAGGGGAGCATCTGCAACTGAGCTTAGCTGAGAGTGAGACGGCAACTGGTTTGGAACTCCATTTTTATTTCCTGCGAGCAGTTGACGGCTCCTTAACACCCGTGTTTGGTCTCAATGgctcaaaacattttccattggcAACCTTCGTTAAGGAATGCTGCTTTATGCAGGAATTGAACAAATTCACAGCTTGCCTCGTCACCTAATTACCAACAACAGCATCAAGGAAATAGCGAATTAACCCCAAAAAAGTATCTACTACTCAGTATATGATGCTCGACAAGGACCCTCGAAACTCTTAAGTTGATGAACATCAGTAATTCGTCTAATCAACAGTTATGAATAATGGTGGGGGACAGAACAAGATGGCCAGCCATTGACTCTCCCTAATTCTCCCTAATTCTCCTTccgtctccttcttcttcctatcTTTGATTCACTCAAGCACTAACTCTCAAGCGCGCGTGCGAAATCAAAAGCAGATCTTGAACAAAACCCAGTTGACGGAACGGTTTGGCAAACCCGCAGCAAACGAACTTGGACGGAAGGCGACCAAAGTCGTTGGTTTCGAGCTTTGCCTCGATTGAACTCACTCACTAGCTGAGCATATCGTTATATAGCAGATATCTCGAGAGAAACAGAAAGTGCAGACATGAATCTGAAACTAGCACCTGCAAGCGAGCTCAGTTGAAGCACCAGTCGGGCCATGAAGCTGTTCAAAGGCAACGGTCTCTCCATTTCTGGTGAGTCTGTCTGATCATTATCCGTGGCTCATTTGTCGTTTAAGTGATTGGATGACGAGTGATCTTGCTATGTGCCCACTAGGGTGTGCAAAATAGACCATTTGAGCCGGCCGGTTGGGTTTGATTCGTAGGAGTATCAATTCGGTTTATGATTCCTAAAAGTGCAACTGGTGTTCGGATGATTCAATTCCCATTTCAAGAGGGAACCGGATCGACTATACatacttttttaattattttatttcttcaaaaaaattagtgagTTCAGTTTATTATTTCTAAGAATAAGAGCTTGTAATTGGATAATAAAATATTCGGATGGATGTATAGGATTTGTCTTGAGCTCTAAATTTGTTCTTGGTTATGCTTTGACCAATAAGATATCCAGATGGATACATTAAAAATAGATAATAATAATTGGTTCCAATGCACTGGACCAGAATTGGACTAGATTGGTGATTCAGTCCAATTCTCGATTCTAAGATCAATTGGTCTAGTCCCCGACTCTTAGTTCCAACTTAGAACCGAATCAAATTGGGGACTGACACTCCTATTATAATCGCCATGCAATATCTCAAACGACAAACTCAAAGGGAGCTTATATTTCATGGGTCATCACGAGCTTGTTCTATTAACATTATTTGTGCAATAGTTTAGATTATGTAACATCACGTATAGTCTTgcaaggaatagaaaaaaagaaaaaaaaaaagagataatgGCTGGTTTTGGACCCACCCAAGAACTAGATCAATCCTGGTTCCTCGGTGGGTCCAAGACCAAGTGAACTGGTTCCTAAATCCACAAACTGGGAATCAGCCCTTTAGTTTGGTTCCCGATTTCAATGTGAGAATCGGCCCACCCTAGAATCGATTCCTACTATTAGAGACCAATCACTTATTTATTCTTATGTAATGTAAATgtgtgaaattttgtgagatTATTATCAACTGTTCTAAAATCTTAAAAACTAAATGCGTAGATTGAATTGGGACTAGTACCCTCTTTCACTCATTCATAATTTGTAACTACTAAAGGCATAGCTTGCTCCCACATGCCAACATATTAAAAATCCCAATTGAGATTTGCAAAAGTTGTACTCATgattcaaaagataaaaaatttcaaataagaacttgaagtaAAGTCATTCTTTCCAAAAAGGTTCCAAAGTAGacaatgttttaaataaatgttcGAAATGACCAACTTAGTTTTAAATAAGCACCTAAAGTGAGActgttttctagaaaaataCCATGAGGAGGTTATCTTAAATAATGACCTGAAGTGGCTAAATTAATCTTAGATAAGAGCACATAGCAAGACTATCTTCTCAAAAAGAGCCTAGAGTGGACCTACTCTCTAATAAAGGCTTAAAGTAGTTAGTCTTGTAAAAGGGCTCAAACTTACTCATCAGCTAGCCAGCTTACACATGTGACTCACGTGCTTATTCCAGCGGCAACATCAAGGAGCCAAGGATGATAGACATGATCTGATTGGAGAAGCTACGTTAGTGATAGTAGGAAAATATTGCTCTTAAAAGAATCGTAACTTCAATTTGGGTAGAAAATGTTGAAGAAACATCTCAAATAACTTTTTATGATCCCAAAATTATTATTAGTATAATATGTAGTAAGGTAAAGTGTAAAAGGACAGAAATGAtgtccaaaaaggaaaaaaatcacaagtCTGTTCTGTTTATAAACAACACCaacaaatctgaaaatcagATGAAGACAATATCTGTGCTGCTGCTAGAGATATCATGTCACTGTTGATGTTACAACAACAAACATTTGATAATGTTTGTTGGCTCACAAATATAACCGTTGTCAATTGAATGGGTATAGCAAAAGAACTGGAAGTCAAATAGAGAATTGGAGATCAAGTTGTCTGATAGACATGTTAGAGTCATAGTAATGGGACAACAACAAAAGTTATTTTAGGATAATCTGCaaatgttttggaaaaaaacTCTATGGGCAGTTCTATTCTTGGACAGTAGCACCAATGAATATCTAacagctcttttcttttcgaagatATCTCCAACTGGAAAATTGAAGATGGCTATATAAGAGCAAATCCTTGAAGCCAAATTGTTAGACATGTGTAATACAAAACTTTGAAATATGCAAGAAGCTGTGTTCTTAGCGAAAAACTCTTATTCATTTGTTATCTTCTATGGTTCATTCTTGTTGCCTTTGTAATCGTGTGAAAAGATTAACCATACCAATTGATAACAACATTTAATTCatgatagtgtgatctatcatcTGAAATGATTGGTGCGTGCTGAATGTAAGTTGTTCAGTAAATTACTAGTGCAACTCAACCTAACTTGTGGCTGTTAGTGATAAGAATTGATGTAGGCTTGGGAAtaaagccgaatcactataaattattgtgtgttactaagggcgcgtttggcaacgattctgttcccgggaactgattcgacaagaaatgattatttttattactgGTTCTGAACCGATTCTAaataaaagaacgtgtttggtaatcgtctaaaatttttgattctggaatagaattgcgtttgataacgtgtccattgattctgttccaaattattatttttttatttttaaataattttttctacttttttttttttttacctttttccttttctttttcattttcttttcattttttcctttttctcataattttcttttcttcttgtggccggtcgcccaGGTCCGGCGATCGccggggcgagggccggcgacctcaccgggcGTCGCCGACCTCGGAGAGgctggccctcgtcggcggcGTCGCCGGTAGCCTCGCCAGTGCGCGCAACGCGCCTCGCCCCCctgcgaggctcggcctcgcccggatctcggcgaggccgagcgtcgcccgTGGACCGAGCTAGGCGAGCCcggccggtggctaggcgagcctcgcctcgccCGGTGGacgggcgggcctcgccggggggCGAGGCCCGCCTGCCACCGTCgagctaggcgagctcggccggtggccaagcgaggcctcgcccggccccgaGGCTCGCCGAGTGGTGGGCGAGCTCGCGGACCCGGCGGCCGCGACCGGTGGTGGTGAGCGgcgggacggcggcgggcggcggtcgcGTGGCATgcggaaggaaagaaaagagttttattgtgttgattcttttttgattctcggacgtagaatcaacttttttttttattctcaaatctactccaaaaccgattctgggaacaaatttgttcccggaacaaaatttttaccaaacgcgattttcGTCCCAAACGGTgcagggaacaaaaaatcagaattagtCATTGTTTGGAGTGttgccaaacagggccttatTCTCTCTCATTCAATTGCATAAGCACACAATTTGCTCTTGACCTTTAAAACATTAACTTGACCTAATCTATATTTAGCATTTGCTAATTTTTGCAAAAgattatcaaaattttcaaaacaacatattcactcccctctaggtTATATCGTTAATCCTAACAGAAacttttgaacaaaattaacCCTAATGTTGCAATTGAAATAAGCACGTGAGTTGCATGTGCAAGCGGCTAGTGAAAAATTGGTTGGACGGTTGGTTctagcccttatttgagattaagtTAGTCACTTCATGCCTTCATTTGCCACAAGGTTCACTTTGGGCctatatttgagaaaatatctagttcatatccttatttgaaactaaattgatCACTTCATGTTATTTGAGACAAGGTCCACTCTAGACTCTCTTTCGAGAAATAAGCCACTTCatgttcttatttgagactGAGTTGGtcattttagttttttattcGAGATTAAATTGGCCATTTTAAGTCCTTATTCAACATTAAGTTAGCaattttaggtcattatttgagacaaGCTCTATTATGAGCATTCTTCTGAGAAAACGACCCTATGTCAGACCCGTATTCAAAATTCTTCCCCAAAAGAATTGTGTAAAGGACAAACAAGTATAAAAAAAGGAGAGATGGTTGAGAGCCCCCAAAAAGATcttgaaatctatgaaagatcTTTCGTTGAAGAACATAAGATCgagtattttcaaaataatctaAGAAAAACATATGGCTAGTGACTCTAGAATAACTTCAACAAGCTAATCGATTGAAGTGAAATCACCCAAGATGGAGCTGTTTAAGCCATTTACAAGAGGAAATGGTTTTGAAGAAGCAAAGCATCCAAGGCACAGCAATCACAAGCCTCTACCCGCATGGCTTTTTCAGCTGGGGCATGCCTATTCCAGTCCAACAGCTTCGAGACAAAAGAGAATATGAGTGACTGTGAATGTTGATATGTACGTTCTCCATTGTCACGTTGCataagtttttcctttttcaatcgGCGCATGATCGAAATCCACAGAATCAATGTCAATTCTCACTTCTAACTCTTTGTCCTTTTCCCCTCTAGACCGCTCCCCCATCCCAACCATTATTTCTCCTCCATTTCTCCTAGGACATCATTTTCCCGTAGACTACGAGTAAGGCAATTATTAATCATTGTTGCAGGGCGCTCCGATTCGGATGCGATACGTCTCGTGCCTGAGTCGCCGTCTCTCGATCAGAGCAACCTTGAAGTGCCTTGATCCATAGTTTCCAACGGAAGAGCCTTATGGCCTCATACACAAGGAGCCACTTTTGTACATTCGTGGAGATTGATCGAGTTGAGTGTCTAAAAACCcataaaaagaagcaaagaccaAACAagattttagggaaaaaaaaaaaatgaagggctCTATCATACAATTATGACGGTCGAGAATTGACCGAATGACTCCTGAGTCACCGTCTTTGAATTAGAGTAACCTTGAAGGGCATTCCATCCACCCTGTCGACGGATGGAGACTTATGACTTTGATGCACATGGAAGGAGCGATTTGTGCGTGTTCATGGAGACTAACTGAGTGGAATATTTGACCACCCGTTAGCAAAAACAAAGGCCAAACAGAACTTCAGAAAACAAAATGCAAGGCtccatcctcatcatcatctccatcttctccatcatCTCCAAAGCTTTAGAAAGTGGACTCTTTCCTAGGGACGAGTTATGCCCAGCCATATTCCCACAACCACACACTTCCATGAGCTAATTTCAAACCCTCTTTGGACCTCTCTAGGgacccttttctttcttttgcaatgCTCTTGCCTCTACTTTCATGTACCCCCTATGAAAGTAACTCCCTAGATTGACCACTCAGACATTTTCCCCTTGGACCTTTGCTCTCTTTCCAGCTGATTCTCACTAGTCACtgtctcctctttttttcttttcaatttaagATGAATCATAATCACTTAGGGAGGCTAGCAGCCTACATATGCTTCACTTGATAAAAAGGACAATAGCTAGGAGCCAAACCATCATCCTATAAATACATCTAAAGCCTTTGGTTGAGGCTGCCTAAGGTTGGGGACAGATCATCCTCACAAGCGGGCCTGCCATGAAGCAAATGGGGAGAGAGAGCAATGACCATGTGGTGAATCATTCCTCCATTGCCTTGTTGCAAGAGAGATTCAAGCAGTTGCAGAGAATGAAGGAgatgagagaggagagagagttcTCGAGAATGGCCAAACAGCCGGGTGACGCACCTGACCGGACCCCAGAGTGTCAGCAATATTCGAATCCGCCACTTATCCGGGGCGAACCGAGGATGCCTCCGCGTTCGCCTCCACGAGCTCCTTTCTCCCTTTGTCCAAGCACAACTGATTATTACTCCAATCATCAGCGCGCCGAGATCCCTCTCCTGGTGAACTTAATGTCTTCCGGACCAAACTCGAATCGTGATGTCTATGATAAATGTACTCAAGCTAATGATAGTGACGATGTGGACACTTCTCTTCACCTGTAATCAGGCTCTTATGTATGTACCCTCTAGTTGgtatttcttgatcttttgttATCATATTGTAAGACTGTTTAATATCATAGATCATTTCTGCATGTGATCTTAGGAAGTGACATGCGCGCCATTCGTTGATCTCACTCTTGAAGTCATCGCAGTCCGTATATAACAAAATTCATCGGTTTGTCTTCCTTGTGATTTGCTCACGATAAGGGATGTTAAATAAACCAATGGAATTCATGGATAAGTAATCAATTCATGCCTCAACAGGCTGTTATTCTGCAACTTTGGTTTGGAAACATAGATGTGGAAATCAAGAAGCTGGCCACCTAATTTTCTTGAGAGCTTACAGAATCACACTCCCACACAAACAAGGTCATCCGTGTATGAAGCGGATCTGTTAGTAAGGAACAGAAACCGAAGGCGAAACTGTTCAAATAGGACTCGGGGCTTCCACCGGCGGAGGCGCAGTCGAATTTGATGGCCTTTGCTTAACCTTTCCGTTTCTCGGAACATGACGCTTGAACTCGATCACCGCGTCAATCCCGTGGCACTTGATCACAGAGTTGGAGCACACGTTTGGCGTGATGACCCGAGCATTGTCGACGAAGAAGCTCAATCTCCCACCGTTGTGGATCCTGACCAGCCGGTCCCTATACCCCGACGGGACAGAGTGTTCCGGTAGGAAAATGCGAGCTCGCCGAAGGATTCAGGAAAGCCTGAGAATAAACTCTTCGAGACGGTTGACTGAGATCGACAACCCCGATAATTCAG
Protein-coding regions in this window:
- the LOC120294163 gene encoding uncharacterized protein LOC120294163 isoform X1; the encoded protein is MERPLPLNSFMARLVLQLSSLAGNKNGVPNQLPSHSQLSSVADAPLFNDFTYLSSEVQGPRPVTSTLCNQCCDYVLIVGWLFELNDTVTLLPDIQFESIAWLQRSFRLTCMRK
- the LOC120294163 gene encoding uncharacterized protein LOC120294163 isoform X2 → MERPLPLNSFMARLVLQLSSLAGNKNGVPNQLPSHSQLSSVADAPLFNDFTYLQNIMLICWAFNFLNEWKLKIASRFWVSRD